A window of Aeromicrobium sp. A1-2 contains these coding sequences:
- a CDS encoding amidohydrolase translates to MSSMVLRNVHVVGISGPAPDEVCDVVVEQGIVTEVSPPGIRSFSPIEVQAEGRWLAPGLWDQHVHLGQWAQTAQRVDFSATRSPEDVTRVVAERLATHPNEPLIGFGHRAGEWTREATVAELDAVAGDVAVVLVSGDAHHGWLSSAALIALEVGTRDTVLREHEWFPVYARVAQVFGEPGAAAYRHVLEQAARRGVVGVVDFELADNTRAWPRRWEDAHLLRIRTAFYPDSLDDIIVHGLRTGDPLPGCDGRVTVGPLKIISDGSLNTRSAWCCSPYADGDRLEQPSGFPNYSADELVDLMRRAHAADIEVATHAIGDAAAHQAVVAYAATGARGSIEHVQLVAAEDIAAMASLGLRASVQPAHLIDDHTVIDNLWPERGDRCFALRDMIDAGVTVTLGSDAPVSPLDPWYTIAAAVNRAPAGGSPWHAEQSLTPREALAASVDGRPTVAAGSLADLVLLDADPLAHDTELASMPVAATYVAGAEIFSSL, encoded by the coding sequence ATGTCGAGCATGGTGCTGCGCAATGTCCACGTCGTCGGGATCAGCGGGCCTGCCCCTGACGAGGTGTGCGATGTCGTCGTCGAGCAGGGCATCGTGACCGAGGTCAGCCCGCCCGGGATCCGCTCCTTCTCACCCATCGAGGTTCAGGCCGAAGGCCGCTGGCTCGCCCCGGGCCTGTGGGACCAGCACGTCCACCTGGGCCAGTGGGCGCAGACGGCCCAGCGCGTGGACTTCTCGGCCACCCGGTCTCCCGAAGACGTCACCCGAGTGGTCGCCGAGCGACTCGCGACACACCCCAATGAGCCGCTGATCGGCTTCGGGCACCGTGCCGGCGAGTGGACCCGCGAGGCAACGGTCGCCGAGCTCGATGCCGTGGCGGGTGACGTGGCGGTGGTCCTGGTCAGTGGGGACGCGCACCATGGCTGGCTGAGCTCGGCTGCCCTCATCGCCCTGGAAGTAGGAACGCGGGACACCGTCCTGCGTGAGCACGAGTGGTTCCCGGTCTACGCGCGGGTGGCTCAGGTGTTCGGCGAGCCGGGTGCCGCGGCATATCGTCACGTCCTCGAGCAGGCCGCCCGCCGCGGCGTCGTCGGCGTCGTCGACTTCGAGCTGGCCGACAACACCCGCGCCTGGCCCCGACGCTGGGAGGACGCCCACCTGCTCCGCATCCGCACGGCGTTCTATCCCGACAGCCTCGACGACATCATCGTGCATGGTCTGCGCACGGGCGACCCGCTGCCGGGCTGCGACGGACGCGTCACGGTGGGACCGCTCAAGATCATCTCGGACGGGTCGCTCAACACCCGCAGCGCGTGGTGCTGCTCGCCCTACGCCGACGGCGATCGGCTCGAGCAGCCCTCGGGCTTCCCGAACTACTCCGCCGATGAGCTCGTGGACCTTATGCGCCGCGCCCATGCCGCCGACATCGAGGTCGCGACGCACGCGATCGGTGATGCCGCGGCGCACCAGGCCGTCGTCGCGTACGCCGCGACGGGCGCGCGGGGCTCGATCGAGCACGTGCAGCTCGTCGCGGCCGAGGACATCGCCGCGATGGCCTCGCTCGGGTTGCGGGCCAGCGTGCAGCCGGCTCACCTGATCGACGACCACACCGTCATCGACAACCTGTGGCCCGAGCGCGGTGACCGGTGCTTCGCCCTGCGCGACATGATCGACGCGGGCGTGACCGTGACGCTGGGGTCCGACGCCCCTGTGTCGCCGCTGGACCCGTGGTACACGATCGCCGCAGCGGTCAACCGCGCGCCGGCCGGCGGATCCCCGTGGCACGCCGAGCAATCATTGACCCCGCGGGAGGCGCTCGCCGCATCGGTCGACGGCCGGCCGACGGTGGCAGCTGGTTCGCTCGCCGACCTGGTGCTGCTCGACGCCGATCCCCTGGCCCACGACACCGAGCTGGCGAGCATGCCGGTCGCCGCGACGTACGTGGCCGGCGCCGAGATCTTCTCGTCGCTGTGA
- the glgX gene encoding glycogen debranching protein GlgX → MATHPSNDTQVLAGRPFPLGAHPEAGGVRFAVASSVADRVELCLVDDEGVENRIELTERTFGVWHGLVPGVTPGQKYGYRVHGPYEPKTGLRCNPHKLLVDPYARRISGTMTDMDAALGYADDPEGIEPSTVDSLGSVPLSVVTSPGGPDTGVKPEVPFEETVIYELHVKGFTAQHPDVPEALRGTYLGLAHPAVIEHLVRLGITSVELLPVQTFCDEPSLVQAGRHNYWGYSPLGFFAPHAGYASEPGREIEEFRTMVAALHAANIEVIVDVVYNHTCEGGPDGPTLSFRGYEAPVYYLHDEDGHMADITGCGNTLESSSPTVVRMVTDSLRYWATELGVDGFRFDLASTLGRPHGGAFDRDSTLLTAIATDPVLSRCKLIAEPWDATGEGYRVGDFGAQWAEWNGIYRDTVRDFWRGAAGGVDDIAYRLSGSSDLYDHTLRRPWQSINFINAHDGFTLRDLVSYDGKHNEANGEDNRDGTDDNRSWNHGIEGESDDPEIRTLRRRQARNLLATLLLSTGTPMFVAGDERWRTQGGNNNAYCLDDPTSWVDWTTTDDAEAMLAFARRVVHLRANSPALRQPEFFDGRTTRTGRPDLIWLRPDGHELEEADWADEARHTLGMWIDGSNSQSRTRQGELLPDNSWLLLMHAGAEPVDVVLPGAEFGDTFEPTLDTSMPDGGPTSVEPLPAGSSLTLPGRSLLLLKAPREEDSFAGIALG, encoded by the coding sequence ATGGCCACGCACCCAAGCAATGACACCCAGGTGCTCGCCGGCCGCCCCTTTCCGCTCGGGGCGCATCCCGAGGCCGGAGGGGTCCGGTTCGCGGTCGCCAGCAGCGTTGCCGACCGGGTCGAGCTCTGCCTGGTCGACGACGAGGGCGTCGAGAACCGGATCGAGCTGACCGAGCGGACCTTCGGCGTCTGGCACGGGCTGGTGCCCGGGGTGACGCCGGGACAGAAGTACGGCTACCGCGTGCATGGACCGTACGAGCCCAAGACCGGGCTTCGCTGCAACCCGCACAAGCTGCTCGTCGACCCCTACGCCCGCCGGATCAGCGGGACCATGACGGACATGGACGCGGCGCTCGGCTATGCCGACGACCCCGAGGGGATCGAGCCGTCGACGGTCGACTCGCTCGGGTCGGTGCCACTCAGCGTCGTCACGAGCCCCGGGGGGCCGGACACCGGCGTCAAGCCGGAGGTCCCGTTCGAGGAGACCGTGATCTACGAGCTGCACGTCAAGGGCTTCACGGCGCAGCACCCCGACGTCCCCGAGGCGCTCCGAGGGACCTACCTCGGTCTGGCCCACCCCGCTGTCATCGAGCACCTCGTGCGGCTCGGGATCACGAGCGTCGAGCTGCTTCCGGTCCAGACGTTCTGCGACGAGCCGTCGCTGGTCCAGGCCGGTCGTCACAACTACTGGGGCTACTCGCCGCTGGGCTTCTTCGCCCCGCACGCGGGCTACGCGAGCGAGCCGGGAAGAGAGATCGAGGAGTTCCGCACCATGGTGGCCGCGCTGCACGCCGCCAACATCGAGGTCATCGTCGACGTCGTCTACAACCACACCTGCGAGGGCGGTCCGGACGGTCCGACGTTGAGCTTTCGTGGCTATGAGGCACCGGTCTACTACCTGCACGACGAAGACGGCCACATGGCCGACATCACCGGATGTGGCAACACGCTGGAGTCGAGCTCGCCGACGGTCGTCCGGATGGTCACCGACTCCTTGCGTTACTGGGCCACCGAGCTCGGGGTCGACGGCTTCCGTTTCGACCTGGCCAGCACGCTGGGCCGCCCGCACGGGGGTGCCTTCGATCGCGACTCGACGCTGCTGACCGCGATCGCGACCGATCCAGTGCTGTCGCGATGCAAGCTCATCGCCGAGCCGTGGGACGCGACCGGTGAGGGCTACCGGGTCGGTGACTTCGGCGCCCAGTGGGCCGAGTGGAATGGCATCTATCGCGACACCGTCCGAGACTTCTGGCGCGGCGCTGCCGGAGGGGTCGACGACATCGCCTACCGGCTGTCGGGGTCGTCGGACCTCTACGACCACACGCTGCGTCGCCCATGGCAGTCGATCAACTTCATCAACGCCCACGACGGCTTCACATTGCGCGACCTGGTCTCCTACGACGGCAAGCACAACGAGGCCAATGGCGAGGACAACCGCGACGGCACCGACGACAACCGCTCGTGGAACCACGGCATCGAGGGCGAGTCAGACGATCCGGAGATCCGCACGCTCCGGCGGCGGCAGGCCCGCAACCTGCTCGCAACGCTGCTGCTGTCGACCGGCACGCCGATGTTCGTCGCGGGCGACGAGCGGTGGCGCACACAGGGCGGCAACAACAATGCGTACTGCCTGGACGATCCGACCTCGTGGGTCGACTGGACCACGACCGACGATGCGGAGGCGATGCTGGCCTTCGCCCGCCGGGTCGTGCACCTGCGCGCCAACAGCCCGGCGCTGAGGCAGCCGGAGTTCTTCGACGGACGCACGACCCGGACCGGCCGGCCCGATCTGATCTGGCTGCGCCCCGACGGGCACGAGCTCGAGGAGGCGGACTGGGCCGACGAGGCCCGGCACACCCTCGGCATGTGGATCGACGGCTCGAACAGCCAGTCGCGCACGCGGCAGGGCGAACTGCTCCCCGACAACTCGTGGTTGCTGCTGATGCATGCGGGTGCCGAGCCGGTCGACGTCGTCCTGCCGGGTGCGGAGTTCGGCGACACGTTCGAGCCGACCCTTGACACCTCGATGCCAGACGGTGGGCCGACCTCGGTCGAGCCGCTGCCGGCGGGCAGCTCGCTGACCCTGCCGGGTCGCTCGCTGCTGCTGCTCAAGGCGCCCCGCGAGGAGGACTCGTTTGCAGGGATCGCGCTGGGGTAG
- the treZ gene encoding malto-oligosyltrehalose trehalohydrolase, which produces MIFTIWCPDLQRVRLRVGSADHEMLPSRRSGWWRAEVDAPPGTDYAFVLGDDDTALPDPRSTWQPHGVHEASRTYDHDAFTWTDDAWRGRDTTGSVVYELHIGTFTAGRTFDAAIERLDHLVDLGVDLVEVLPVNSFDGPDGWGYDGVLWGAVHESYGGPDGFKRFVDACHERGLGVVLDVVYNHLGPSGAYLDRFGPYFAGQNDWGPGLNLDGPQSDEVRRYVLDNAMAWFEHFHVDALRLDAVHALADDRALSLLEELSTETSRMSVMLGRPLSLIAESDLNDPRMVTPRAANGLGMDAQWSDDLHHALHVRLTGETDGYYADFAAPGALAKTLRGAFFHDATWSSFRGRTHGRPVDTQVLTGSAFLAYLQNHDQIGNRAAGDRISATVSSGLQGCGAAIVLLGPYVPMLFMGQEWAASTPWQFFASFPDPALADAVRTGRRREFSRHGWVESDVPDPMDSATVQRSTLDWSELDRPGHREMLDLHRSLIALRRAHPELSDPSLASFAVETTEDDSWLLMRRGSLHVAVDFEAEAFEVRTAHWSPRHPERVLLSWNGGVHPRPDRV; this is translated from the coding sequence GTGATCTTCACGATCTGGTGCCCCGACCTGCAGCGCGTACGCCTGCGGGTCGGGAGCGCCGATCACGAGATGCTGCCATCGCGCCGCAGCGGCTGGTGGCGGGCCGAGGTCGACGCACCCCCGGGGACCGACTATGCCTTCGTGCTGGGCGACGACGACACGGCCCTGCCGGACCCGCGGTCGACCTGGCAGCCGCACGGCGTGCACGAAGCATCCCGCACGTATGACCACGACGCCTTCACCTGGACCGATGACGCGTGGCGGGGGCGCGATACCACCGGATCCGTGGTCTATGAGCTTCACATCGGCACCTTCACGGCCGGCCGCACGTTCGATGCCGCGATCGAGCGGCTCGACCACCTCGTCGACCTCGGAGTCGATCTGGTCGAGGTGCTGCCGGTCAACTCGTTCGACGGCCCGGACGGCTGGGGCTATGACGGTGTCCTCTGGGGTGCCGTCCACGAGTCCTATGGCGGACCCGACGGGTTCAAGCGCTTCGTCGATGCGTGTCACGAGCGCGGCCTTGGTGTCGTGCTCGACGTCGTCTACAACCATCTTGGCCCGTCGGGCGCCTACCTGGATCGGTTCGGCCCCTACTTCGCCGGCCAGAACGACTGGGGTCCGGGGCTCAACCTTGACGGGCCGCAGTCCGACGAGGTGCGGCGCTACGTGCTCGACAACGCGATGGCCTGGTTCGAGCACTTCCATGTCGATGCCCTGCGCCTCGACGCCGTGCACGCGCTGGCCGATGATCGGGCGCTGTCCCTGCTGGAAGAGCTGTCGACCGAGACGTCACGGATGTCCGTGATGCTGGGGCGGCCCCTGTCGCTGATCGCGGAGTCCGATCTCAACGACCCGCGGATGGTCACTCCGCGCGCCGCAAACGGGCTCGGTATGGACGCACAATGGTCGGACGACCTGCATCATGCGTTGCACGTGCGCCTCACCGGTGAGACCGATGGCTACTACGCCGACTTCGCCGCTCCCGGTGCGCTCGCCAAGACGCTGCGTGGCGCGTTCTTCCACGACGCCACCTGGTCGTCGTTCCGCGGACGCACGCATGGCCGCCCCGTCGACACCCAGGTGCTGACCGGATCGGCGTTCCTTGCCTACCTGCAGAACCACGACCAGATCGGCAACCGGGCTGCGGGAGACCGGATCTCCGCGACGGTGTCATCGGGCCTGCAGGGGTGTGGTGCGGCGATCGTGCTGCTGGGCCCGTACGTCCCGATGCTGTTCATGGGGCAGGAATGGGCGGCCTCGACGCCGTGGCAGTTCTTCGCCTCGTTCCCCGACCCCGCTCTGGCCGATGCGGTGCGCACGGGCCGCCGTCGAGAGTTCTCCCGGCACGGATGGGTTGAGTCCGATGTGCCCGATCCGATGGACTCCGCCACGGTCCAGCGCTCGACGCTCGACTGGTCGGAGCTCGACCGTCCGGGACACCGCGAGATGCTCGATCTGCATCGCTCGCTCATCGCGCTGCGAAGGGCGCACCCCGAACTGTCCGACCCGTCGCTGGCGAGCTTCGCGGTCGAGACGACCGAGGACGACTCCTGGTTGCTGATGCGCCGCGGCTCTCTGCACGTCGCGGTCGACTTCGAGGCCGAGGCGTTCGAGGTGCGGACGGCCCACTGGTCGCCCCGGCATCCCGAGCGGGTCCTGCTGTCCTGGAACGGCGGCGTGCACCCCCGACCCGACCGGGTCTGA
- a CDS encoding maltotransferase domain-containing protein, giving the protein MTDRLGIDDVRPRSGDGTYPSKAVTGEHVPVTATVWREGHDAVSATVVWRGPGERRDRTTPMAEQGVDSDLFGATIVPEAVGLWTYRVEAWSDPWATAVHSIEVKLAAGQGGDELGNDLELAARLLDEVAGRKERHKQYAALSGAATALRTVALPLGARTGPALSDDVRSIMTDHPVRRLVTRGPKRTIWVDRVRAAYGSWYEFFPRSTGGVDQKGKRVHGTFKTATRELDRVARMGFDVVYLPPIHPIGRVNRKGPNNSLTPGPADPGSPWAIGAKEGGHDAIHPTLGTDKDFAAFVRRAGDLGMEIALDLALQVAPDHPWVALHPEFFTTLPDGTIAFAENPPKKYQDIYPLNFDNDRDAIYAEMLRVTLHWVERGVKIFRVDNPHTKPPDFWAWLISSVKAAHPDVLFLAEAFTRPARLWGLARLGFTQSYTYFTWRTAKEELTEFGEDLRDHWDEGRPNLFVNTPDILPEHLQVGGPGMFALRAALAATLAPTWGVYAGYELYEHQAVKPGGEEYLDSEKYELRPRDHAAALAEGRSLEPWLTRLNQIRREHPALQQMRTLHFHHIDHDALIAYSKQDPATGDTVVIVVSLDPHEVREGTLWLDLPALGFSPGEHLVAHDEVTGETYDWGDGNYVRLDPTRASAHIISLQRHE; this is encoded by the coding sequence ATGACAGATCGACTCGGGATCGACGACGTCCGACCTCGGTCCGGTGACGGCACCTATCCGTCCAAGGCCGTGACCGGTGAACACGTCCCGGTCACCGCGACGGTGTGGCGCGAGGGTCACGACGCGGTCTCCGCGACCGTGGTGTGGCGCGGTCCGGGCGAGCGCCGAGACCGAACGACGCCCATGGCTGAGCAGGGCGTCGACTCGGATCTGTTCGGTGCGACGATCGTGCCCGAGGCTGTGGGTCTGTGGACCTACCGCGTCGAGGCGTGGAGCGACCCGTGGGCAACTGCGGTGCACTCGATCGAGGTCAAGCTCGCGGCCGGTCAGGGCGGCGACGAGCTCGGCAACGACCTCGAGCTGGCGGCCCGCCTGCTGGACGAGGTGGCCGGACGCAAGGAGCGCCACAAGCAGTACGCCGCGCTGTCCGGCGCCGCGACGGCCCTGCGGACTGTTGCGCTCCCACTGGGCGCGCGCACCGGGCCGGCGCTGTCCGACGACGTCCGCAGCATCATGACCGATCACCCGGTGCGCCGGCTCGTGACACGGGGCCCCAAGCGGACCATCTGGGTCGACCGGGTCCGTGCGGCGTATGGCTCCTGGTATGAGTTCTTCCCGCGCTCGACGGGTGGGGTGGACCAGAAGGGCAAGCGCGTCCACGGCACGTTCAAGACCGCGACCCGCGAGCTCGACCGGGTCGCCCGGATGGGTTTCGACGTTGTCTACCTGCCGCCGATCCACCCGATCGGTCGGGTCAACCGCAAGGGCCCCAACAACTCCCTGACCCCGGGTCCGGCCGACCCCGGCTCACCGTGGGCGATCGGCGCGAAGGAGGGCGGGCACGACGCGATCCACCCCACGCTCGGCACCGACAAGGACTTCGCGGCGTTCGTCCGGCGAGCGGGCGATCTCGGCATGGAGATCGCGCTCGACCTCGCACTGCAGGTCGCGCCGGACCACCCGTGGGTCGCACTGCACCCCGAGTTCTTCACGACACTGCCCGACGGCACGATCGCGTTCGCGGAGAACCCACCGAAGAAGTACCAGGACATCTACCCCCTCAACTTCGACAATGATCGTGACGCGATCTATGCCGAGATGCTCCGGGTCACGCTGCACTGGGTTGAGCGAGGCGTCAAGATCTTCCGGGTCGACAACCCGCACACCAAGCCGCCGGACTTCTGGGCCTGGCTCATCTCCTCGGTCAAGGCCGCGCACCCCGATGTGCTGTTCCTCGCCGAGGCGTTCACCCGGCCGGCGCGGCTGTGGGGGCTGGCGAGGCTGGGCTTCACCCAGAGCTACACGTACTTCACCTGGCGCACCGCGAAGGAAGAGCTGACCGAGTTCGGCGAGGACCTGCGCGACCACTGGGACGAGGGGCGGCCCAACCTGTTCGTCAACACGCCTGACATCCTTCCGGAGCACCTGCAGGTCGGCGGACCCGGCATGTTCGCGCTGCGTGCTGCCCTCGCCGCGACACTGGCGCCGACGTGGGGCGTATACGCCGGCTACGAGCTGTACGAGCACCAGGCGGTCAAGCCGGGAGGCGAGGAGTACCTCGACTCCGAGAAGTACGAGCTCCGTCCGCGTGACCACGCCGCAGCGCTGGCCGAGGGGCGCTCGCTCGAGCCGTGGCTGACCCGGCTCAACCAGATCCGTCGGGAGCATCCCGCACTGCAACAGATGCGGACGCTGCACTTCCACCACATCGACCACGATGCGCTGATCGCGTACTCCAAGCAGGATCCCGCGACCGGTGACACCGTCGTGATCGTCGTCTCGCTCGATCCGCACGAGGTCCGCGAGGGCACGCTGTGGCTCGATCTGCCGGCCCTCGGCTTCTCACCCGGTGAGCACCTGGTCGCGCACGACGAGGTCACGGGAGAGACCTACGACTGGGGCGACGGCAACTATGTGCGGCTCGACCCGACCAGGGCGTCGGCGCACATCATCAGCCTGCAACGACACGAGTGA
- a CDS encoding aldo/keto reductase family protein, with amino-acid sequence MDFRYLGNSGLKISEIIYGNWLTHGSQVENDAALACVRAALDAGITTFDTADVYANTKAESVLGEALKDERRASIEIFTKVYWPTGPGGPNDTGLSRKHIMESIDGSLERLGTDYVDLYQAHRYDYETPLEETMQAFADVVRHGKALYIGVSEWTADQIRSGHALAKDLGIQLISNQPQYSMLWRVIEDQVVPTSRELGVSQIVWSPIAQGVLTGKYKPGAELPAGSRATDDKGGADMIRHFLDDEVLTAVQGLQPIADGLDVTMAQLAIAWVLANDNVAGAIVGASRPEQVESNAAAAGLTLDDDVLKAVDAALGNLPKTDPELTKSPSGRVV; translated from the coding sequence ATGGACTTCAGATACCTCGGCAACAGCGGTCTCAAGATCAGCGAGATCATCTACGGCAACTGGCTCACCCACGGCTCCCAGGTCGAGAATGACGCCGCGCTGGCCTGCGTGCGCGCCGCCCTCGACGCCGGGATCACGACGTTCGACACGGCCGACGTCTATGCCAACACCAAGGCCGAGTCGGTGCTCGGGGAGGCGCTCAAGGACGAGCGGCGTGCGTCGATCGAGATCTTCACCAAGGTCTACTGGCCGACCGGTCCGGGCGGACCCAACGACACCGGCCTGTCGCGCAAGCACATCATGGAGTCGATCGATGGCTCGCTCGAGCGGCTCGGCACCGACTACGTCGATCTCTACCAGGCGCACCGCTACGACTACGAGACCCCGCTCGAGGAGACGATGCAGGCGTTCGCCGATGTCGTCCGCCATGGCAAGGCGCTCTACATCGGCGTCAGCGAATGGACCGCGGACCAGATCCGGTCCGGCCACGCGCTGGCCAAGGACCTGGGCATCCAGCTGATCTCGAACCAGCCGCAGTACTCGATGCTGTGGCGCGTCATCGAGGACCAGGTCGTCCCGACCTCGCGCGAGCTGGGTGTCTCACAGATCGTCTGGTCACCCATCGCGCAGGGCGTGCTGACCGGCAAGTACAAGCCGGGCGCGGAGCTTCCCGCCGGCAGCCGCGCCACCGATGACAAGGGCGGCGCGGACATGATCAGGCACTTCCTGGACGACGAGGTGTTGACTGCTGTGCAGGGCCTGCAGCCCATCGCCGACGGCCTGGACGTCACGATGGCACAGCTCGCGATCGCATGGGTGCTGGCCAATGACAACGTCGCCGGCGCGATCGTCGGTGCCTCTCGCCCTGAGCAGGTCGAGTCCAACGCCGCCGCAGCAGGGCTCACCCTCGACGACGACGTGCTGAAGGCCGTCGACGCTGCGCTGGGCAACCTGCCCAAGACCGATCCCGAGCTGACGAAGTCGCCGTCAGGGCGCGTCGTCTGA
- a CDS encoding TetR/AcrR family transcriptional regulator produces the protein MSPTSVETAATVLDGRTARWLGHRDRRRSEFVDTAVQVIAEHGPQASVEQIARAAGVTRQVLYRQFDGRDDLDTAIVDRATTMVLQHLLGYLDASDGVEDGLRRLLDAYLTFVDENESLYRFARAREAQSGPGAAVSQTKDDMALVAAVMAEEMMAEAGVTTDIPLTDVFTVGLIGMADAVISRWLADPDRPSRAWLADGLVPLMVAAIEVVIPLAPAPGSVRPPT, from the coding sequence ATGTCACCTACCTCGGTCGAGACCGCCGCGACTGTCCTCGACGGGAGGACCGCACGCTGGCTCGGGCACCGTGATCGCCGGCGCTCCGAGTTCGTCGACACTGCGGTCCAGGTCATCGCCGAGCATGGGCCACAGGCCTCGGTCGAGCAGATCGCCCGGGCCGCAGGAGTCACTCGGCAGGTGCTCTACCGACAGTTCGACGGTCGAGACGATCTGGACACGGCGATCGTCGACCGCGCCACGACGATGGTCCTGCAGCACCTCCTGGGGTACCTCGACGCCTCCGACGGCGTCGAGGACGGCCTGCGCCGGCTGCTTGACGCCTACCTGACCTTCGTCGACGAGAATGAGTCCCTCTACCGGTTCGCCCGGGCCCGGGAGGCCCAGAGCGGGCCAGGCGCGGCGGTCTCGCAGACCAAGGACGACATGGCGCTCGTCGCGGCCGTCATGGCCGAAGAAATGATGGCCGAGGCCGGCGTGACGACGGACATCCCACTGACCGACGTCTTCACGGTCGGTCTGATCGGCATGGCCGACGCAGTGATCTCACGCTGGCTGGCCGATCCTGATCGACCGTCCCGCGCATGGCTCGCGGATGGGCTCGTGCCGCTGATGGTCGCGGCGATCGAGGTCGTGATCCCGCTGGCGCCAGCACCGGGCTCGGTGCGACCTCCCACCTGA